In Paraburkholderia phenazinium, the following are encoded in one genomic region:
- a CDS encoding response regulator: MKNGETVSIILIEDDDGHATLVERNLRRAGISNGFLRFADGQQALDYFFGDPPSGDAAGKYPPRQDLTNFVVLLDLKMPRVDGFEVLRRLKEAPQTAAVPVIVLTTTDDPREIERCYELGCNVYITKPVEYDAFIEAVRRLGFFLQVVKLPQGQRLAAS; this comes from the coding sequence ATGAAGAATGGGGAAACGGTCAGCATCATTCTGATCGAGGACGACGACGGTCATGCGACACTCGTCGAACGCAATCTACGGCGGGCCGGCATCTCGAACGGGTTCCTGCGCTTTGCCGACGGTCAGCAGGCGCTCGACTATTTTTTCGGCGACCCGCCGAGCGGGGACGCGGCCGGCAAATATCCGCCGCGCCAGGATTTGACGAACTTCGTCGTGCTACTCGATCTGAAGATGCCGCGCGTGGATGGCTTCGAGGTGCTGCGCCGTCTGAAAGAAGCGCCGCAGACGGCGGCTGTGCCGGTGATCGTCCTCACGACCACCGACGACCCGCGCGAAATCGAACGCTGCTATGAACTCGGTTGCAACGTCTACATTACGAAGCCCGTCGAATATGACGCGTTTATCGAGGCGGTGCGCCGCCTCGGTTTCTTCCTGCAGGTGGTGAAGCTGCCGCAGGGCCAGCGTTTGGCCGCATCGTAA
- a CDS encoding hybrid sensor histidine kinase/response regulator, producing the protein MTEDVSTPPAAYVLLVDDDEGILRLARKSLQRAGCRVALCSDVESARERIAGGAPDLLVLDYQLNGPETGLDFFRRLRAEGVRIPAILVTGFTDESRVIEALRSGVSDVVPKSGDYLDYLPEAVERVLSQVRLQKASDEAVLLRDRELHYRTLSEALPHLVLTCGANGDCDFLSKQWLEYTGLDEGHSFGLAWLEAVHEDDREEIRQTWLKAVRSDAGDYRHELRIRRHDGEYRWFDARIVAMRDSDGVVRKWFGSCTDIHPQREAIEERERLLASEQAARHAAEEANRAKDRFLAMLSHELRTPLTPVLAGARVLELIPELPDQARSCVLMIRRNVELEARLIDDLLDLTRVANGKLRLSLETVDVHEVIDSVLDLFRSEIQVKQQDVHIDKLAQHHYVLADRARLQQMLWNLIRNAAKFTPDGGHIYVRTRDERMQVQISIEDTGIGIEPEQIGKLFNAFEQGNQNMTRQFGGLGLGLAITKALTDVHGGTVTAQSPGAHCGATFTITLPTAAKPVQEAVVPAPAAAHPAGLLTILLIEDHVDTAEVMAQLIRGLGHEVTVVGLVADALAATQSASFDLIVSDVGLPDGTGLDFIKAFREHSDVPAVALTGFGTDEDVRRCLGAGFSSHLTKPVNFGQLEQLIESAANLKAEKTAGTDST; encoded by the coding sequence ATGACCGAAGACGTATCCACGCCACCCGCGGCTTATGTGCTTCTCGTCGACGACGACGAGGGCATCCTGCGTCTTGCGCGCAAGTCGCTGCAGCGGGCCGGTTGCCGGGTGGCGCTCTGTTCCGACGTCGAGAGCGCTCGCGAGCGTATCGCCGGCGGCGCGCCGGACCTGCTCGTGCTCGACTACCAGTTGAACGGCCCGGAGACCGGGCTCGATTTCTTCCGCCGTCTGCGCGCCGAAGGCGTGCGGATTCCGGCCATCCTCGTCACGGGTTTTACCGACGAATCGCGCGTCATCGAGGCGCTGCGCTCCGGCGTGTCGGATGTGGTGCCGAAGTCCGGCGATTACCTCGACTATCTGCCGGAGGCCGTCGAGCGCGTGCTCTCCCAGGTGCGCCTGCAAAAGGCCTCCGACGAGGCTGTGTTGTTGCGCGACCGCGAGTTGCATTACCGGACCTTGTCCGAGGCGCTGCCGCACCTTGTGCTGACCTGCGGGGCCAATGGCGATTGCGACTTTCTCTCGAAGCAATGGCTGGAGTACACCGGTCTCGACGAAGGCCACTCGTTTGGTCTCGCGTGGCTCGAGGCCGTGCATGAGGACGATCGCGAGGAAATCCGCCAGACCTGGCTGAAGGCGGTCAGGAGCGACGCCGGCGACTATCGGCATGAATTGCGGATTCGTCGTCATGACGGCGAATACCGCTGGTTCGACGCGCGGATCGTCGCCATGCGCGACTCCGACGGCGTCGTCAGAAAATGGTTCGGCAGTTGCACGGACATCCATCCGCAGCGCGAGGCGATCGAAGAGCGCGAGCGGCTGCTTGCCTCGGAGCAGGCCGCACGGCACGCCGCGGAAGAGGCGAATCGCGCCAAAGACCGCTTTCTGGCGATGCTCTCGCACGAACTGCGCACGCCGCTTACGCCAGTGCTGGCCGGGGCGAGGGTGCTCGAACTGATACCCGAGTTGCCGGACCAGGCGCGCTCGTGCGTGCTGATGATTCGCCGCAACGTGGAACTCGAGGCACGCCTGATCGACGATCTGCTCGATCTCACCCGGGTCGCGAACGGCAAGCTGCGTCTGTCGCTCGAAACGGTGGACGTGCATGAGGTGATCGACAGCGTGCTAGATCTGTTCCGCAGCGAGATTCAGGTCAAGCAGCAGGACGTCCACATCGACAAGCTGGCGCAGCACCACTATGTGCTGGCCGATCGCGCACGGCTGCAGCAGATGCTGTGGAACCTGATTCGCAACGCCGCCAAGTTCACGCCGGACGGCGGCCATATCTACGTGCGCACGCGCGACGAGCGGATGCAGGTGCAGATTTCGATCGAGGACACGGGCATCGGCATCGAGCCTGAGCAGATCGGCAAGCTCTTCAATGCCTTCGAGCAGGGCAACCAGAACATGACCCGGCAGTTCGGCGGCCTGGGGCTCGGTCTGGCCATCACCAAGGCATTGACCGACGTGCACGGCGGCACGGTGACCGCACAGAGCCCAGGCGCGCACTGTGGGGCAACCTTCACGATCACCTTGCCGACGGCGGCGAAGCCGGTGCAAGAAGCGGTCGTGCCGGCGCCGGCGGCGGCCCATCCGGCCGGCCTGCTGACGATCCTGCTGATCGAGGATCACGTGGATACCGCCGAGGTGATGGCGCAACTGATCCGCGGCCTGGGCCACGAGGTGACGGTGGTGGGGCTTGTCGCCGACGCGCTGGCGGCCACCCAGTCGGCCAGCTTCGATCTGATCGTGAGCGACGTCGGCCTGCCGGACGGCACGGGGCTCGACTTCATCAAGGCCTTCCGCGAGCATTCGGATGTACCGGCCGTGGCCTTGACGGGCTTCGGCACCGATGAGGACGTACGCCGCTGCCTCGGCGCAGGATTCAGCTCGCATCTGACCAAGCCGGTCAATTTCGGCCAGCTCGAACAGCTGATTGAAAGTGCGGCGAACCTGAAGGCCGAAAAGACCGCGGGCACCGATTCCACGTAG
- the mscL gene encoding large conductance mechanosensitive channel protein MscL translates to MSMVKEFKEFALKGNVMDLAVGVIIGGAFSTIVNSIVKDLIMPVVGLATGGLDFSNKFVRLGDIPATFKGSPESYKDLQTAGVAVFGYGSFITVLINFIILAFIIFLMVKFINNLRKPAAAEEPAPAPTPEDVLLLREIRDSLKNAPR, encoded by the coding sequence ATGAGCATGGTCAAGGAGTTCAAGGAGTTTGCCCTCAAAGGCAACGTGATGGATCTTGCGGTCGGTGTGATTATCGGCGGCGCGTTCTCCACGATTGTTAATTCGATTGTCAAAGACCTGATCATGCCGGTCGTCGGTCTCGCCACCGGCGGTCTCGACTTCTCCAACAAATTCGTCCGCCTGGGCGACATTCCGGCTACCTTCAAGGGTAGTCCCGAGTCGTACAAAGACCTGCAAACCGCGGGTGTGGCCGTGTTTGGCTATGGCTCGTTCATCACGGTGCTGATCAACTTCATCATCCTCGCGTTCATCATTTTCCTGATGGTGAAGTTCATCAACAACCTGCGCAAGCCCGCCGCCGCGGAAGAGCCGGCACCTGCCCCGACGCCGGAAGACGTGCTGCTGCTGCGCGAGATCCGCGATTCGTTGAAGAACGCACCACGCTGA
- a CDS encoding threonine/serine dehydratase: MSTATPQHTDHTIDGEPIPTLDDIASQHFALTPWVARTPVFDKLDFPSLEGTVVNFKFELLQAGGSFKTRGAFTNLLALDEAQRSAGVTCVSGGNHAVAVAYAAMRLGIGAKVVVFRSANPARIALCRQYGAEMVLAENATEAFEIVRRIEAEEGRYFVHPFNGYRTVLGTSTLGYEWATQTPDLDAVIVPIGGGGLAAGVSTALRLANPRIHVYGVEPDGADAMGKSFAANHTIRMGHMYSIADSLMAPHTEQYSYELCRRHIDRLVTVTDNQLRSAMLTLFMQLKLAVEPACAAATAALLGPLRETLQGKRVGVLLCGTNIDPVSFAAHLERARALES, translated from the coding sequence ATGTCCACCGCCACGCCGCAGCATACCGACCACACGATCGACGGCGAGCCGATTCCCACGCTCGACGACATCGCCTCGCAGCATTTTGCGTTGACGCCGTGGGTTGCACGCACGCCGGTGTTCGACAAGCTGGACTTCCCGTCGCTGGAAGGCACGGTGGTGAACTTCAAGTTCGAACTGCTGCAGGCGGGCGGCAGCTTCAAGACGCGCGGCGCGTTCACCAACCTGCTCGCGCTCGACGAAGCGCAACGCAGCGCGGGCGTCACCTGCGTGTCGGGCGGCAATCATGCGGTCGCGGTCGCTTATGCCGCCATGCGGCTCGGTATCGGCGCGAAAGTCGTCGTGTTCCGCTCGGCGAATCCGGCGCGCATCGCTTTATGCCGCCAGTACGGCGCGGAAATGGTGCTGGCCGAGAACGCCACCGAAGCGTTCGAGATCGTACGGCGCATCGAGGCCGAAGAAGGCCGTTACTTCGTGCATCCATTCAACGGCTACCGCACCGTGCTGGGCACCTCTACGCTCGGCTACGAGTGGGCCACGCAAACGCCGGATCTGGACGCCGTGATCGTGCCGATCGGCGGTGGCGGTCTCGCCGCCGGCGTCTCCACCGCGCTGCGCCTCGCCAATCCGCGCATCCACGTGTATGGGGTCGAGCCGGACGGCGCGGACGCGATGGGCAAGAGCTTCGCCGCCAACCATACGATCAGGATGGGGCACATGTACAGCATTGCGGATTCGCTGATGGCGCCGCATACCGAACAGTACAGCTATGAATTGTGCCGGCGGCACATCGACCGGCTCGTCACGGTCACGGACAACCAGTTGCGCTCGGCCATGCTGACGCTCTTCATGCAACTGAAGCTCGCTGTGGAGCCGGCCTGCGCGGCCGCCACCGCGGCCCTGCTCGGCCCCTTGCGCGAGACCCTGCAGGGCAAGCGCGTCGGGGTGCTGCTATGCGGCACCAACATCGATCCGGTCAGTTTTGCGGCCCATCTCGAACGGGCCCGCGCACTCGAGTCATAG
- the argE gene encoding acetylornithine deacetylase — MSHVAESARSAQTPASSASSSAHGSSPASLPWVTRLVSMDTVSRNPNLGLIETVRDELRALGIEGTLTHDASGKWANLFATIPAHDGETNGGIVLSGHTDVVPVDGQSWDSDPFKPEIRGDKLYGRGTCDMKGFIGAALTLVPEMQRTKLAKPIHLALSFDEEVGCVGAPLLIADLMKRGVKPDGCIVGEPTSMRPIIAHKGINAYRCCVRGQAAHSSLTPKGLNAIEYAARLICYIRDMADQFREQGPFDELYDVPFTTAQTSTIEGGNAINTVPAECRFQFEFRNLPTLDPEPIFARIDQYARETLLPKMLREHASAAIEFSKIAAAPGLDSSEQAAITQLVRALTADQDKLKVAYGTEAGLFSLAGIPSIVCGPGDIQQAHKANEFVALEQLAACERFLGKFIHSMSVDAHTR, encoded by the coding sequence ATGTCTCACGTCGCTGAATCAGCACGTTCCGCACAAACGCCCGCATCGTCTGCCTCATCTTCTGCGCACGGTTCCTCCCCCGCTTCGCTTCCCTGGGTCACCCGCCTCGTCTCGATGGATACGGTGAGCCGCAATCCGAATCTCGGCCTGATCGAAACCGTGCGCGACGAACTGCGTGCCCTTGGCATTGAAGGCACGCTCACACACGACGCCAGCGGTAAATGGGCGAATCTGTTCGCCACCATTCCGGCGCACGACGGCGAGACCAACGGCGGCATCGTGCTGTCGGGTCATACCGATGTCGTGCCGGTCGACGGCCAAAGCTGGGACAGCGATCCGTTCAAGCCCGAAATTCGCGGCGACAAACTCTATGGCCGCGGCACCTGCGACATGAAGGGCTTCATCGGCGCAGCGCTGACGCTCGTGCCGGAAATGCAGCGTACGAAGCTGGCCAAACCGATTCACCTCGCGCTGTCGTTCGACGAGGAAGTCGGCTGCGTGGGCGCGCCGCTTCTGATCGCAGACCTGATGAAACGCGGCGTCAAGCCGGATGGCTGCATTGTGGGCGAGCCGACCAGCATGCGGCCCATCATCGCGCACAAGGGCATCAATGCGTACCGCTGCTGCGTGCGCGGCCAGGCCGCGCATTCTTCGCTGACGCCGAAGGGATTGAACGCCATCGAGTACGCCGCACGCCTGATCTGCTACATCCGCGACATGGCGGACCAGTTCCGCGAGCAAGGCCCGTTCGACGAGCTCTACGACGTGCCGTTCACGACGGCGCAGACCAGCACCATCGAAGGCGGCAACGCAATCAATACGGTGCCGGCCGAATGCCGCTTCCAGTTCGAATTCCGCAATCTGCCGACGCTCGACCCGGAGCCGATTTTTGCGCGCATCGATCAGTACGCCCGAGAAACGCTGCTGCCGAAGATGTTGCGCGAACACGCATCGGCTGCCATCGAGTTCTCGAAGATTGCCGCGGCGCCTGGGCTCGATTCGTCGGAGCAGGCGGCCATCACCCAGCTCGTGCGCGCCTTGACCGCGGATCAGGACAAACTCAAGGTCGCCTATGGCACCGAAGCGGGGCTCTTTTCGCTGGCCGGCATTCCAAGCATCGTGTGCGGCCCTGGCGATATCCAGCAGGCGCACAAGGCCAACGAATTCGTCGCACTCGAACAGCTCGCCGCCTGCGAGCGTTTCCTCGGCAAGTTCATTCACAGCATGTCGGTTGACGCACACACACGTTGA
- the mfd gene encoding transcription-repair coupling factor has translation MPDIAASSQSSSPVALVKAGQRFAFDGTHGSSDALLIARYHLAYRDQVPLLAVVCSSAVDAQRLAQEIGFFAPDARVRLLPDWETLPYDTFSPHQDLVSERLATLHDLGEGRCDILLVPATTALYRMPPASFMAGYTFSFSQGERLDEAKLKAQLTLAGYEHVSQVVRPGEYCVRGSLLDLFPMGSPLPYRIDLFDDQVDSIRAFDPDTQRSLYPVKDVRLLPGREFPFDEAARTAFRSRWREVFEGDPSRASIYKDIGNGVPSAGIEYYLPLFFEETATLFHYLPERAQLAFVGDLDAAIKRFTNDTKQRHNFLSHDRDRPILEPQRLFLSDADFFTLAKPFARLVLPGNAGGGWSTPLPNLAIDRHAEDPVEALRGYLESTPNRVLFAAESAGRRETLLQLLADNHLRPTSSDSFNDWLTGDERFALGVAPLSSGFAVPAEGIAIVTETELYGPLARRSGRRRQEQASNVDSMVRDLSELKVGDPVVHSQHGIGRYMGLVTMDLGEGETEFLHLEYAGESKLYVPVAQLHVISRYSGADPESAPLHSLGSGQWEKAKRKAAQQIRDTAAELLNLYARRAAREGHAFKLDPRDYVKFAESFGFEETPDQAAAIAAVIGDMTSGKPMDRLVCGDVGFGKTEVALRAAFIAVMGGKQVALLSPTTLLAEQHTQTFTDRFSDWPVRIAELSRFKSTKEVNASIHQINDGSIDIVIGTHKLLSSDVQFKRLGLVIIDEEHRFGVRQKEALKALRAEVDVLTLTATPIPRTLGMALEGLRDFSVIATAPQKRLAIKTFVRREEDGVIREAMLRELKRGGQVYFLHNEVETIENRRQMLEALVPEARIAVAHGQMHERELERVMRDFVAQRANVLLCTTIIETGIDVPSANTILIHRSDKFGLAQLHQLRGRVGRSHHQAYSYLLVHDPQGLTKQAQRRLEAIQQMEELGSGFYLAMHDLEIRGTGEVLGDKQSGEIQEIGFQLYTDMLNDAVKALKEGKEPDLTAPLAATTEINLHAPAILPADYCGDVQERLSLYKRLANCEHNDSIDSIQEELIDRFGKLPPQAHALVETHRLRLAAKPLGISKIDAGETVIGLQFIPNPPIDAMRIIEMVQKHKHIKLAGQDKLRIETRTPDLAVRVATVKETLRALGSPTRGTATTAAAR, from the coding sequence ATGCCAGACATCGCCGCATCATCGCAGTCCTCTTCGCCCGTCGCGCTCGTCAAGGCCGGCCAGCGTTTCGCCTTCGACGGCACGCACGGCTCGTCCGATGCGCTGCTCATCGCCCGCTACCACCTCGCCTACCGCGATCAGGTGCCGCTCCTCGCCGTCGTCTGCTCGAGCGCCGTGGACGCCCAGCGCCTCGCGCAGGAAATCGGCTTCTTCGCGCCCGACGCCCGGGTGCGCCTGCTGCCCGACTGGGAAACGCTGCCTTACGATACCTTCTCGCCTCACCAGGACCTCGTCTCCGAGCGTCTCGCCACCCTGCACGACCTCGGCGAGGGCCGCTGCGACATCCTGCTGGTGCCGGCCACCACCGCGCTCTATCGCATGCCGCCCGCCTCCTTCATGGCGGGCTACACGTTCTCGTTCTCGCAAGGCGAGCGTCTCGACGAAGCCAAGCTGAAAGCCCAGTTGACGCTGGCCGGCTACGAACACGTGAGCCAGGTCGTGCGTCCGGGCGAATATTGCGTACGCGGCTCGCTGCTCGACCTGTTTCCGATGGGCTCGCCGCTGCCCTACCGGATCGACCTGTTCGACGATCAGGTCGACTCGATCCGCGCCTTCGACCCCGACACGCAACGCAGCCTCTATCCGGTGAAGGACGTGCGCCTGTTGCCCGGCCGCGAATTCCCGTTCGACGAAGCCGCCCGCACCGCCTTTCGCAGCCGCTGGCGCGAGGTGTTCGAAGGCGACCCGAGCCGCGCGTCGATCTATAAGGACATCGGCAACGGCGTGCCGTCGGCGGGCATCGAATACTATCTGCCGCTCTTCTTCGAGGAAACCGCGACGCTGTTCCACTATCTGCCTGAGCGCGCCCAACTCGCCTTCGTCGGCGATCTCGATGCGGCCATCAAGCGCTTCACGAACGATACGAAGCAGCGCCACAACTTCCTCTCGCACGACCGCGACCGGCCGATTCTCGAACCTCAGCGCCTGTTCCTCTCGGACGCAGACTTCTTCACGCTCGCCAAGCCGTTCGCGCGTCTCGTGCTGCCGGGCAATGCCGGCGGCGGCTGGTCCACGCCGCTGCCAAACCTCGCCATCGATCGTCACGCGGAAGATCCCGTCGAAGCGCTGCGCGGTTATCTGGAGAGCACGCCGAACCGCGTGCTGTTCGCCGCCGAATCCGCGGGCCGGCGTGAAACGCTTCTGCAACTGCTGGCCGACAATCATCTGCGGCCCACTTCGAGCGACAGCTTCAACGACTGGCTGACCGGCGACGAACGTTTCGCGCTCGGCGTCGCGCCGCTCTCCAGCGGCTTTGCGGTGCCGGCCGAAGGCATCGCCATCGTCACCGAAACCGAACTGTACGGCCCGCTCGCGCGCCGCTCCGGAAGGCGGCGCCAGGAACAGGCCAGCAACGTCGATTCGATGGTGCGCGACCTGTCCGAGCTCAAGGTGGGCGACCCGGTCGTGCATTCGCAACATGGCATCGGCCGCTACATGGGTCTGGTGACAATGGATCTCGGCGAAGGCGAAACCGAATTCCTGCACCTCGAATATGCGGGCGAGAGCAAGCTGTACGTGCCGGTCGCGCAGTTGCACGTGATCTCGCGCTATAGCGGCGCCGACCCCGAAAGCGCACCGCTGCACTCGCTCGGTTCGGGCCAGTGGGAAAAAGCCAAACGCAAGGCCGCCCAGCAGATTCGCGACACCGCCGCCGAACTGCTCAATCTGTATGCGCGACGTGCAGCCCGTGAAGGTCACGCGTTCAAGCTCGATCCGCGCGACTACGTGAAATTCGCGGAAAGCTTCGGCTTCGAAGAGACCCCCGACCAGGCCGCGGCGATTGCCGCCGTGATCGGCGATATGACAAGCGGCAAGCCGATGGATCGGCTCGTCTGCGGCGACGTCGGTTTCGGCAAGACCGAAGTCGCGTTGCGCGCGGCCTTTATCGCCGTGATGGGCGGCAAGCAGGTCGCACTGCTCTCGCCCACCACGCTGCTCGCCGAACAGCACACGCAAACCTTCACGGACCGCTTCTCCGACTGGCCGGTGCGCATCGCCGAACTGTCGCGCTTCAAGTCGACCAAGGAAGTCAACGCCTCGATCCATCAGATCAACGACGGCAGCATCGATATCGTGATCGGCACGCACAAGCTGCTGTCGTCGGACGTGCAGTTCAAGCGTCTCGGCCTCGTCATCATCGACGAGGAGCACCGTTTCGGCGTGCGCCAGAAGGAAGCGTTGAAGGCGTTGCGCGCGGAAGTCGACGTGCTGACGCTCACCGCCACGCCGATCCCGCGCACGCTCGGCATGGCGCTCGAAGGCCTGCGCGACTTCTCGGTCATCGCCACCGCGCCGCAAAAGCGGCTCGCGATCAAGACCTTCGTGCGCCGCGAAGAAGACGGCGTGATTCGCGAAGCCATGCTGCGCGAGCTGAAGCGCGGCGGCCAGGTCTACTTCCTGCACAACGAAGTCGAGACGATCGAGAATCGCCGGCAGATGCTCGAAGCGCTCGTCCCCGAAGCGCGTATTGCGGTCGCCCACGGTCAGATGCACGAGCGCGAACTCGAACGGGTGATGCGCGATTTCGTGGCGCAGCGCGCCAACGTGCTGCTCTGTACCACCATCATCGAAACCGGCATCGACGTGCCGAGCGCCAACACGATCCTGATTCACCGCTCCGACAAGTTCGGCCTCGCGCAGTTGCACCAGTTGCGTGGCCGCGTGGGCCGCTCGCATCACCAGGCGTACTCGTATCTGCTGGTGCACGACCCGCAAGGCTTGACCAAGCAGGCACAGCGCCGTCTCGAAGCAATCCAGCAGATGGAAGAACTCGGTTCGGGCTTCTATCTGGCCATGCACGACCTCGAAATTCGCGGCACCGGCGAAGTGCTCGGCGACAAGCAATCGGGCGAGATCCAGGAGATCGGCTTCCAGCTTTATACCGACATGCTGAACGACGCCGTGAAGGCGCTCAAGGAAGGCAAGGAACCCGATCTCACGGCGCCGCTCGCGGCCACCACCGAGATCAACCTGCACGCCCCGGCGATTTTGCCGGCCGATTACTGCGGCGACGTGCAGGAGCGTCTATCGCTCTACAAGCGCCTCGCAAACTGCGAACATAACGACTCGATCGACAGCATCCAGGAGGAACTGATCGACCGCTTCGGCAAGTTGCCGCCGCAAGCGCACGCACTGGTCGAAACGCATCGTCTGCGGCTCGCCGCGAAACCGCTCGGCATTTCGAAGATCGATGCCGGCGAAACGGTCATCGGTCTGCAGTTCATCCCCAACCCGCCCATCGACGCGATGCGGATCATCGAGATGGTGCAGAAACACAAGCACATCAAGCTCGCCGGGCAAGACAAACTGCGCATCGAAACGCGCACGCCGGATCTGGCGGTGCGGGTGGCAACGGTGAAGGAGACGCTGCGCGCACTCGGCTCGCCCACGCGGGGAACCGCTACTACCGCCGCGGCACGCTGA
- the ispD gene encoding 2-C-methyl-D-erythritol 4-phosphate cytidylyltransferase, which yields MTSRLFALIPCAGTGSRSGAAMPKQYRTVAGRDLLHYSLAAFDACSEFAQTLVVIAPDDQHFDARRFAGLRFAVRRCGGASRQASVLNGLHALVEFGARDDDWVLVHDAARPGITPGLIRTLTGALKDDAVGGIMALPVADTLKRIAPDSGARIERTEPRDGLWQAQTPQMFRIGMLREAILQAQRDGHDLTDEASAIEWLGYAPRLVQGSLRNFKVTYPEDFDLAEAILSRPAAS from the coding sequence GTGACTTCACGTCTTTTTGCTCTGATTCCGTGCGCAGGCACCGGCAGCCGATCCGGCGCCGCGATGCCCAAACAATATCGCACTGTAGCCGGTCGCGACCTGCTGCACTATTCGCTGGCCGCGTTCGACGCGTGCAGCGAGTTCGCGCAGACGCTGGTGGTGATTGCCCCAGACGACCAGCATTTCGACGCCCGCCGCTTTGCCGGCCTGCGTTTCGCGGTGCGCCGCTGCGGCGGGGCGTCGCGCCAGGCGTCGGTGCTGAACGGCCTGCACGCGCTGGTCGAATTCGGTGCCCGCGACGACGACTGGGTGCTGGTCCACGACGCCGCGCGGCCGGGCATTACGCCTGGCTTGATCCGCACGTTGACCGGCGCGCTGAAGGACGACGCGGTGGGCGGCATCATGGCGCTGCCGGTGGCGGACACCTTGAAGCGGATTGCGCCGGACAGCGGCGCGCGGATCGAGCGGACCGAGCCGCGCGACGGCTTGTGGCAGGCGCAGACACCGCAGATGTTCCGGATTGGCATGTTGCGCGAGGCGATTTTGCAGGCGCAGCGGGACGGTCACGACCTGACGGACGAGGCGAGCGCGATTGAGTGGCTGGGCTACGCGCCGCGACTGGTGCAGGGCAGCTTACGCAATTTCAAGGTTACGTATCCGGAAGATTTCGACCTGGCCGAGGCGATCCTGAGCCGGCCGGCGGCTTCCTGA
- the ispF gene encoding 2-C-methyl-D-erythritol 2,4-cyclodiphosphate synthase: MDFRIGQGYDVHALVEGRPLIIGGVTVPYEKGLLGHSDADVLLHAITDALFGAAALGDIGRHFSDTDAKFAGADSRVLLRECAARVAQAGFAIGNVDSTVIAQAPKLSPHIDAMRVNIAEDLKLPLDKVNVKAKTNEKLGYLGRAEGIEAQAAVLLIRK, encoded by the coding sequence ATGGATTTCAGAATTGGACAAGGGTATGACGTGCACGCGCTCGTCGAGGGGCGGCCGCTCATTATTGGCGGGGTGACGGTGCCATACGAGAAGGGCTTGCTAGGGCATTCCGATGCGGATGTGTTGTTGCATGCGATTACCGATGCCCTTTTTGGCGCTGCCGCGCTGGGGGATATTGGGCGGCATTTTTCGGATACTGATGCGAAGTTTGCCGGGGCGGATTCGCGGGTTTTATTGCGTGAGTGCGCGGCGCGCGTTGCGCAGGCTGGGTTTGCTATTGGGAATGTGGATAGTACGGTGATTGCGCAAGCGCCGAAGCTTTCGCCTCATATCGATGCTATGCGGGTTAATATTGCTGAGGATTTGAAGCTGCCGCTTGATAAGGTTAATGTTAAGGCTAAGACTAATGAGAAACTTGGGTATCTCGGTCGGGCTGAAGGGATTGAGGCGCAGGCTGCTGTTTTGTTAATCAGGAAGTGA
- a CDS encoding carboxymuconolactone decarboxylase family protein, which yields MEFLSAIKALVPDYAKDIRLNLDGTIARSSLEGTDAVGVALAAAFAAKSAVLVDAIRNAGVLSAEEVNGALTAAALMGMNNVWYPYVEMTDSADLKSQPAGLRMNAYASHGGVDKRRFEMYALAASIIGKCHFCVKSHFETLVAEGMSSTQLRDVGRIAAVVNAAAQVIVAEGK from the coding sequence ATGGAATTCTTGTCTGCGATTAAAGCACTTGTTCCTGATTATGCTAAAGACATTCGTTTGAATCTGGACGGCACGATTGCGCGTTCATCGCTGGAAGGCACGGATGCGGTGGGTGTTGCGCTGGCGGCGGCGTTTGCGGCGAAGAGCGCGGTGCTGGTCGATGCGATTCGCAATGCGGGGGTGTTATCGGCTGAGGAAGTCAATGGCGCGCTGACGGCTGCTGCCTTGATGGGGATGAACAATGTCTGGTATCCGTATGTGGAGATGACTGACAGTGCGGATCTGAAGTCGCAGCCGGCGGGATTGCGGATGAATGCTTATGCTTCGCATGGTGGCGTGGATAAGCGGCGGTTTGAGATGTATGCTCTCGCGGCTTCTATTATTGGCAAGTGCCATTTTTGCGTTAAGTCGCACTTTGAGACGCTTGTTGCTGAGGGGATGAGTTCTACTCAGTTGCGGGATGTTGGGCGCATTGCGGCTGTTGTTAATGCTGCTGCTCAGGTTATTGTCGCTGAAGGGAAGTAA